One segment of Anatilimnocola aggregata DNA contains the following:
- a CDS encoding FHA domain-containing protein, producing MFAAWRFKLKEAETALQQGRLEDAATLLQQSDLLTYLPIKQLLAQVAIAVGKRGIERAQRGEFDSAWRDLELARVWGGETNEFQTAQRSIVDAALAEVVHHLAAEDSTGAQQRIDALARRQVKGVSLDTLREVARRLQSATKLRERAQFAEALEQLQAAAALRPDLPALDDLLRKTREAAEQARQVQEQLHVALAAADWTQTLALSEQLLQVSPQCRLARNARRQAWAEVGGKLGDSRVARETQPWASSLLGGKEDCGVVLARGPRFLLWVDAVGGYLVCLADEVVIGQAHPGNQVDVPIQADIRRRHVSIKRQGEGYVLDPLAARDSQISAMSTRQGRVRIDGKDIRSPVLLNDGDEIELGEGVKLRFRKPHALSASARLEILSNHRTHPFADAVLLMAESAVLGPKWQNHVICRDWASDVVLYRQEENLFCRAMQSLEIDGQLQEGRGRLNVRSRIVGPDFSLSLEPVEVA from the coding sequence ATGTTTGCTGCGTGGCGATTCAAGCTGAAGGAGGCCGAAACTGCGCTCCAGCAAGGCCGGCTTGAAGATGCGGCCACGCTGCTGCAGCAATCCGACTTACTTACTTACCTTCCCATTAAGCAACTCCTGGCGCAGGTGGCAATTGCGGTCGGTAAGCGGGGGATTGAACGAGCGCAGCGCGGGGAATTCGACTCTGCCTGGCGAGATCTGGAACTGGCCCGGGTGTGGGGCGGCGAAACCAACGAGTTTCAAACTGCACAGCGGAGCATCGTCGATGCGGCGCTCGCGGAAGTCGTCCACCATCTGGCCGCTGAGGATTCGACCGGTGCGCAGCAGCGGATCGATGCGCTGGCGCGTCGGCAGGTGAAGGGCGTCTCGCTCGATACGCTGCGCGAAGTTGCCCGCCGCTTGCAATCGGCGACAAAATTGCGCGAGCGGGCCCAATTTGCCGAAGCGCTCGAGCAACTGCAGGCAGCTGCTGCGTTGCGGCCCGATCTGCCGGCGCTCGACGACCTGCTAAGGAAAACTCGTGAGGCAGCCGAACAAGCCCGGCAAGTGCAGGAGCAGTTGCACGTGGCGCTCGCGGCCGCTGATTGGACACAAACGCTGGCCCTCTCCGAACAGCTGCTGCAGGTTTCTCCGCAGTGTCGCCTGGCGCGCAACGCGCGGCGGCAAGCTTGGGCCGAAGTGGGCGGAAAACTGGGGGATTCGCGCGTGGCGCGCGAAACGCAACCCTGGGCTTCGTCGCTACTGGGTGGCAAAGAAGATTGCGGCGTCGTGCTGGCGCGCGGGCCCCGCTTCTTGTTATGGGTCGATGCCGTTGGCGGTTACTTAGTTTGTCTGGCAGATGAAGTTGTCATCGGTCAGGCACATCCGGGCAATCAGGTCGATGTGCCAATCCAGGCCGATATTCGCCGCCGTCATGTCAGCATTAAACGCCAGGGCGAAGGTTACGTCCTTGATCCACTCGCGGCGCGCGATTCACAGATTAGTGCCATGTCGACTCGGCAAGGGCGCGTGCGCATCGATGGCAAAGACATTCGCTCCCCCGTGCTATTAAACGATGGAGACGAGATTGAACTCGGCGAAGGCGTCAAGCTGCGGTTTCGCAAGCCGCACGCACTGAGTGCTTCGGCCCGATTGGAGATTCTCAGCAATCACCGGACGCACCCCTTTGCGGATGCGGTGCTGTTGATGGCAGAGTCGGCGGTGCTCGGTCCAAAGTGGCAGAATCACGTGATCTGCCGCGACTGGGCTAGCGACGTAGTGCTTTATCGCCAGGAGGAGAACCTGTTTTGCCGGGCCATGCAGTCACTCGAAATCGACGGCCAGCTGCAGGAGGGTCGTGGCCGCCTGAATGTCCGCTCCCGAATCGTCGGCCCTGATTTTTCGCTCAGCTTGGAACCCGTCGAAGTTGCTTGA
- a CDS encoding serine/threonine-protein kinase has product MTLRAATMPADADNDKRDAAASAKPAGGIKFTFASGVRPFDGYTLKRGIGRGGFGEVYFATTDAGKELALKHVERNLEVELRGASQCLNLKHPNLIDLYDIRYDDHGDAWIVMEYVVGPSLKDVLDRNPNGLPRDQVEFWFRGIAAGTAYLHDNGLIHRDLKPGNIFEDQNYVKVGDYGLSKFISCSRRSGQTESVGTFHYMAPEIGKGVYGKEIDIYALGVILYELLTGRVPFDGESSQEIIMKHLTADPELAAVPVAYRAVIQRALLKDPDKRFSNVAEMLAAFGKVIDGTAKLAAPAGQSPMFTAVAVSTEAPLYIGDDEREMQFGPIQPGKKGKVPAAGNIRQPATPARMSVVPVPPREPIAAAVRAGGSNLAQWWNQSSLNTPVKVALILAVTVLAVVNGFWLGPVLVALAAVYVLYLGVRMLALAGKSTSPIPSPEAMRPLPQRKTFNLEVHGRHALAMKTAGDRVGELSGSMLSAAIISAILCLLMLVVNGENLQQGGVSTWTFYAWLTLTSTAGSWLALLAGKFWEPRSGEQMKRRFTQVVLGLVLATLSFGAAQLLMIGGAYGHSFAARDISESLASPGMYSSTGVPALTAFLAYFTAVFTTISWWKQTDPLRSSRLQIGPLAVTLLAAWLWSLAWPFPQPWGVMLAGAISISVQLSASWLTPQDRMSLRQNVLRNLIG; this is encoded by the coding sequence ATGACTTTGCGAGCCGCTACCATGCCCGCCGATGCCGATAACGACAAGCGCGATGCAGCAGCATCTGCCAAGCCGGCTGGTGGCATTAAGTTTACGTTTGCCAGCGGGGTTCGACCGTTCGATGGCTACACGCTGAAGCGCGGCATTGGCCGCGGCGGGTTCGGCGAAGTCTACTTCGCCACGACCGATGCCGGCAAAGAACTCGCGCTCAAGCACGTTGAGCGCAATCTCGAGGTCGAGCTGCGCGGCGCAAGCCAGTGCCTCAACCTCAAGCATCCGAATCTAATCGACCTGTACGACATTCGTTACGACGACCACGGCGATGCCTGGATCGTGATGGAGTATGTCGTCGGCCCCAGCTTGAAGGACGTGCTCGACCGGAATCCGAACGGGCTGCCGCGCGATCAAGTCGAGTTCTGGTTCCGCGGCATCGCGGCCGGCACTGCCTACCTGCACGACAACGGCTTGATCCATCGCGATTTGAAGCCGGGGAACATTTTCGAAGATCAGAACTACGTCAAAGTGGGCGATTATGGTCTGTCGAAATTCATCTCTTGCAGTCGGCGCAGCGGCCAGACGGAAAGTGTCGGCACATTCCATTACATGGCCCCCGAAATTGGCAAAGGCGTGTACGGAAAAGAGATCGACATCTACGCGTTGGGGGTGATCCTGTACGAACTGCTCACGGGTCGCGTCCCTTTTGATGGTGAAAGCAGCCAGGAAATCATCATGAAGCACCTGACGGCCGATCCTGAACTAGCGGCTGTTCCGGTGGCCTATCGCGCCGTGATTCAACGGGCCTTGCTCAAGGATCCCGACAAGCGCTTTTCGAATGTGGCTGAAATGCTCGCGGCATTCGGCAAGGTGATTGATGGCACTGCCAAGCTGGCTGCGCCAGCCGGACAGTCGCCGATGTTCACCGCGGTTGCTGTTTCAACCGAAGCGCCGCTTTACATTGGGGACGACGAACGCGAAATGCAATTTGGCCCCATTCAACCAGGCAAGAAGGGAAAAGTCCCCGCGGCAGGCAACATCCGCCAGCCGGCAACTCCCGCGCGCATGAGCGTGGTCCCAGTTCCGCCGCGCGAGCCGATTGCAGCTGCCGTTCGAGCGGGAGGCAGCAACCTCGCGCAGTGGTGGAATCAAAGCAGCTTGAATACGCCGGTCAAGGTCGCCTTGATCCTGGCGGTCACGGTGCTGGCCGTGGTGAATGGCTTCTGGCTTGGGCCGGTTCTGGTGGCGCTGGCCGCGGTGTACGTTCTGTATCTGGGCGTGCGGATGCTCGCGCTCGCGGGCAAATCGACCTCGCCGATTCCGTCGCCCGAAGCAATGCGTCCTCTGCCACAGCGGAAGACATTCAACCTGGAAGTTCACGGCCGTCATGCCCTGGCGATGAAAACCGCCGGCGACCGTGTGGGCGAACTGTCGGGCTCAATGCTTTCGGCGGCGATTATCTCGGCGATCCTCTGCCTGCTGATGCTTGTCGTCAACGGCGAGAACCTGCAACAAGGTGGCGTCAGTACTTGGACGTTTTACGCCTGGCTCACGCTCACCAGCACCGCAGGCTCTTGGTTGGCGCTATTGGCCGGCAAGTTCTGGGAGCCGCGCTCGGGCGAACAGATGAAGCGCCGCTTTACTCAGGTCGTGCTCGGCCTGGTCCTGGCGACGCTCTCGTTCGGGGCAGCCCAGTTGTTGATGATTGGCGGCGCTTATGGTCACTCGTTTGCCGCCCGAGACATCAGCGAGTCGCTGGCCAGCCCGGGCATGTACAGCTCGACGGGTGTGCCCGCACTTACGGCGTTCCTGGCTTACTTCACTGCCGTCTTTACGACGATTAGTTGGTGGAAACAGACCGATCCGCTCCGTAGTTCGCGCCTGCAAATTGGGCCACTGGCCGTGACATTGCTGGCCGCCTGGTTGTGGAGTTTGGCTTGGCCATTTCCGCAGCCGTGGGGCGTGATGCTCGCGGGGGCGATCTCGATCAGCGTGCAACTCTCGGCCTCGTGGCTGACGCCGCAAGATCGAATGTCGCTGCGGCAGAACGTGCTACGAAACTTGATTGGCTAG
- a CDS encoding DUF1553 domain-containing protein, with product MSPSTPNHAHCLLAKFLVVGLLAFSAVNLSADDKDPAAEGIRFFETKVRPILATHCYDCHGEDSQESKLRVDTWDGIARGGKAGSLVVAGQPDKSLLVAVVGYQLAELQMPPKKKLSDREINDLTAWVKMGAPHPDRQAGAPIAVEKVDLAKARQFWSLQPITNPSPPAVKNQTWPVSPVDQFVLAELEAKNLQPAPPADKLTLLRRATFDLTGLPPTPEEIAAFENDTSPAAYAKVIDRLLDSTHYGERWGRHWLDVARYADSNGVDENVAHGNAWRYRDYVVRAFNADKPYDQFLHEQLAGDLLPAAADPNVVHDRLIATGFLALGPKVLAEVDKTKMEMDILDEQVDTIGRSLLGLTFGCARCHDHKFDPISAEDYYALVGIFKSTRTMESFKTIARWWENPLASPAEVQRKAAFDKLIAEQKGAIDALVKKNKDLLQQAKPGTELPKEFEPLFAAEVQTELKVRREQLATLSKTAPVVPTAMGVIEGEVTDVPVHIRGSHLALGKIVPRGFPVVLVSTEQQPLTAKTSGRLELAEWLTKPDHPLTSRVMANRIWRWHFGQGLVSTPDNFGRLGEAPSHPALLDWLSRQFMQSGWSIKSMHRLLMLSQTYQMSSTFNATAAAADPENRLYWRMPVRRLEAEEIRDAILTTSGLLDRTAGGSLLHVGNREFFFDHTSKDGTKYDSLRRSLYLPVVRNNLYDVFQLFDATDATVLDGNRASTVVAPQALFMLNSDLVLKASENLAQSVLALEQANPARVKLLYLRTYGRAATSTETERALAYVARQAPDAADAAAQQRAWSSLSHVLLAANEFLYLR from the coding sequence ATGTCACCAAGCACTCCCAACCATGCTCATTGCCTGCTGGCAAAGTTTCTTGTGGTGGGACTTTTGGCGTTTTCGGCGGTCAACCTGTCCGCTGACGACAAAGACCCGGCAGCTGAAGGAATTCGCTTTTTCGAAACCAAGGTCCGGCCGATTTTGGCGACGCATTGTTACGACTGCCACGGCGAGGATTCGCAGGAATCGAAACTGCGCGTCGATACTTGGGACGGCATCGCCCGCGGCGGCAAAGCGGGTTCGCTGGTGGTTGCCGGCCAGCCCGACAAGAGTCTGCTGGTCGCGGTCGTCGGTTATCAACTGGCCGAACTGCAAATGCCGCCGAAGAAAAAACTGAGCGACCGCGAAATCAACGATCTGACCGCTTGGGTGAAAATGGGCGCTCCTCATCCCGATCGCCAGGCTGGCGCGCCCATCGCAGTCGAAAAAGTCGATCTGGCCAAAGCCCGGCAGTTCTGGTCGCTGCAACCCATTACCAATCCGTCACCACCCGCCGTAAAAAATCAAACCTGGCCGGTCTCACCCGTCGATCAGTTCGTTCTGGCAGAACTCGAAGCGAAGAACCTGCAGCCTGCGCCACCCGCCGACAAACTAACGCTGCTGCGTCGTGCCACGTTCGACCTCACCGGTCTGCCCCCAACGCCAGAAGAAATCGCCGCTTTCGAAAACGACACTTCCCCCGCTGCGTACGCGAAGGTGATCGACCGCCTGCTCGACTCGACGCACTATGGCGAACGCTGGGGCCGCCATTGGCTCGATGTCGCTCGCTATGCCGATTCGAATGGCGTCGACGAGAATGTCGCGCACGGCAATGCCTGGCGCTATCGCGACTATGTCGTCCGCGCGTTCAATGCGGATAAGCCTTACGATCAATTTCTGCATGAGCAACTGGCCGGCGACTTGCTTCCCGCTGCTGCCGATCCGAACGTCGTACACGACCGTTTGATTGCGACCGGGTTTCTTGCCCTCGGCCCGAAGGTGCTGGCCGAAGTCGATAAAACCAAGATGGAAATGGACATTTTGGATGAGCAAGTCGATACGATCGGTCGCTCGCTGCTCGGCCTCACGTTCGGCTGTGCTCGCTGCCACGATCATAAGTTCGATCCAATCAGCGCCGAAGATTACTATGCGCTGGTTGGCATTTTCAAGAGCACGCGAACGATGGAGAGTTTCAAAACCATCGCGCGGTGGTGGGAGAATCCACTCGCCTCGCCAGCCGAAGTACAACGCAAGGCAGCGTTCGACAAACTGATTGCCGAACAGAAAGGCGCCATCGACGCGCTGGTGAAAAAGAACAAAGACTTGCTGCAACAGGCGAAGCCGGGGACTGAACTGCCGAAAGAGTTCGAGCCGTTGTTTGCTGCCGAAGTGCAAACCGAGTTAAAGGTGCGCCGCGAACAACTGGCCACGCTCTCCAAGACCGCGCCGGTGGTGCCGACGGCGATGGGTGTGATCGAAGGTGAAGTGACTGACGTCCCGGTACATATTCGGGGCAGTCATCTCGCCCTGGGAAAAATAGTGCCGCGAGGTTTTCCCGTGGTTCTTGTTTCCACAGAACAACAGCCACTCACGGCGAAAACGAGCGGCCGCTTGGAACTGGCCGAGTGGCTAACGAAGCCCGATCATCCCCTCACGAGCCGCGTCATGGCCAATCGCATTTGGCGCTGGCATTTCGGCCAAGGGCTGGTGTCGACACCGGATAACTTCGGCCGTCTCGGCGAAGCTCCTTCGCACCCAGCCTTGCTCGATTGGCTATCGCGGCAGTTCATGCAGAGTGGCTGGTCGATTAAGTCGATGCATCGCCTGCTCATGCTCTCGCAGACTTATCAAATGAGCAGCACGTTCAACGCGACCGCTGCCGCAGCTGATCCTGAGAACCGTCTGTACTGGCGAATGCCGGTGCGGCGCTTGGAAGCTGAAGAAATTCGCGACGCGATTCTGACAACCAGCGGCTTGCTCGATCGGACAGCGGGCGGTTCGCTGTTGCATGTGGGGAACCGAGAGTTCTTTTTCGATCACACTTCGAAAGACGGCACGAAATACGACAGTTTACGACGTTCGCTTTATCTGCCCGTCGTGCGCAATAACCTATACGACGTGTTTCAACTATTCGATGCCACCGATGCCACGGTGCTCGACGGCAACCGCGCTAGTACGGTCGTTGCTCCGCAGGCGCTCTTCATGCTCAATAGCGATCTGGTCCTCAAGGCCAGCGAGAATCTCGCGCAGAGTGTGCTTGCCCTTGAGCAGGCCAATCCTGCGCGGGTGAAACTTCTTTACCTGCGCACGTATGGCCGCGC